Proteins from a genomic interval of Candidatus Rubidus massiliensis:
- a CDS encoding ankyrin repeat protein, with amino-acid sequence MEIDPYANVYAECIDPNEALSVCQEVKKLSLAIQEINRRFIDKSIVSYKIDDEKDIATIERRSVFYRASIVLLDPITLKKMAKKRFLSLVRRVLDVKQRKKFSQEDKTQLLINAQHFPNFYRFGIQNPEFWNSSVTRSEYESAKLEVDKAIEVLKQWKLIYATFLPQTIIIAIDTCLNKIHDIQEVEPGTLYKLLNEDYLKHIKQELHEILEENSVQDLKWDCTFREETFKGTALHYVILSNPESISLDYVKYLIDLGANPKDKDENGNSVFSYYEKGLIKGEVYDHLKRVKEEFLLIEKCQNINDLVKAGNSWLHQAVLENKPYLVRYLLKLNADSNVRNVDGNTPLHLACLKGNKEMMSLLKSFKDLDKFPLNHSNLTPLDLFVAHEMEGVDLGNKDNFAEILAQKFHRLMQ; translated from the coding sequence ATGGAAATAGACCCATATGCCAATGTTTACGCTGAATGTATTGATCCAAACGAAGCTTTGTCAGTTTGTCAAGAGGTAAAAAAATTATCTTTAGCCATTCAAGAAATTAATCGTCGCTTTATCGATAAAAGCATTGTTTCTTACAAAATTGATGATGAGAAAGACATAGCAACGATAGAACGTAGAAGTGTTTTTTATAGAGCTTCCATCGTTCTTCTTGATCCAATAACGCTTAAAAAAATGGCCAAAAAAAGATTTCTTTCTTTAGTGAGAAGAGTTTTGGATGTTAAACAAAGAAAAAAATTTAGCCAAGAAGATAAGACACAACTTCTAATAAATGCGCAACACTTCCCGAATTTTTATCGATTTGGTATTCAAAATCCCGAATTTTGGAATAGTAGTGTAACAAGATCAGAATATGAAAGCGCGAAGCTTGAAGTAGATAAAGCGATTGAAGTTTTAAAGCAGTGGAAGCTTATCTACGCCACCTTTTTGCCACAAACTATCATAATTGCAATCGATACTTGTCTAAACAAAATTCATGATATCCAAGAAGTAGAGCCTGGTACTTTATATAAATTACTCAATGAAGATTACTTAAAACATATTAAACAAGAATTACATGAAATTTTAGAAGAAAACTCTGTGCAAGATTTAAAATGGGATTGCACTTTTCGGGAAGAAACTTTTAAAGGGACAGCGCTACATTACGTCATTTTAAGCAATCCCGAATCAATATCGTTGGATTATGTAAAATATCTAATTGATTTAGGAGCTAATCCTAAAGATAAAGATGAAAATGGTAACTCCGTTTTTTCCTACTATGAAAAGGGATTGATAAAAGGGGAAGTGTATGATCACCTAAAACGAGTAAAGGAAGAGTTTTTACTGATTGAGAAATGTCAAAATATAAACGATCTTGTAAAAGCTGGAAATAGTTGGCTTCATCAAGCAGTATTAGAAAATAAACCATACCTTGTAAGATATCTCCTTAAGTTAAACGCTGATAGCAATGTAAGGAATGTAGATGGCAACACTCCGTTGCATTTAGCTTGTTTAAAAGGAAATAAAGAAATGATGAGTTTACTGAAGAGTTTTAAAGATTTAGATAAATTTCCTCTCAATCACAGTAATTTAACTCCTTTAGATCTATTTGTAGCTCATGAAATGGAAGGTGTCGATTTAGGCAATAAAGATAATTTTGCGGAAATACTCGCACAAAAATTTCATCGACTAATGCAATAA
- the xerD_3 gene encoding Tyrosine recombinase XerD, which yields MFKQAAYQFLQYLKIAKNASEHTLRNYTIDLNSFKTYLETQLFPKDTLFERKIDYTSCMYLPEPDKTSLDLKKIERIHIRGYLAYLNQSQKNKKTIVRHLSSIRTFFKFACSQNLLTHNPTEELETPKIEKKIPYSMTIEEIQVLFSQPDTTSILGFRDRVIMELFYSSGLRVSELVGLNRSDFDDDSLLLKIRGKGKKERIVPITKNAADWIISYLNHPERHLDTDEHAAEVDHSAIFLNKHGKRITTRSVDRNFDKFLKMSGLAGKVTPHTIRHTIATHWLENGMDLKTIQVLLGHQSLTTTTIYTQVSTRLKKKVYDETHPRAK from the coding sequence ATGTTTAAACAAGCGGCCTATCAATTTTTGCAATACCTTAAAATTGCCAAAAATGCATCTGAACATACATTAAGAAATTATACGATAGATTTAAATTCTTTTAAAACATATCTCGAAACGCAGTTATTTCCAAAAGACACTTTATTTGAAAGAAAGATTGATTATACCTCTTGTATGTATTTGCCAGAGCCTGATAAAACATCGCTTGATTTAAAAAAAATAGAAAGAATCCATATCAGAGGGTATTTAGCCTACTTAAATCAATCTCAAAAAAACAAAAAGACTATAGTTAGACATTTATCTTCTATTAGAACTTTTTTTAAGTTTGCTTGTAGTCAAAATTTACTTACCCATAACCCCACAGAAGAATTAGAAACTCCAAAAATTGAGAAAAAAATACCCTATTCAATGACGATTGAAGAAATCCAAGTTCTTTTTTCTCAACCCGACACAACCTCCATTTTAGGGTTTCGCGATCGAGTAATTATGGAATTATTTTATAGTTCAGGTTTAAGAGTTAGTGAGCTAGTAGGTCTAAATCGCTCTGATTTTGATGATGACAGTTTGCTTTTAAAAATACGTGGGAAAGGGAAGAAAGAACGAATTGTACCTATAACTAAAAATGCAGCAGATTGGATTATTAGCTATTTAAATCACCCAGAAAGGCACCTCGATACAGATGAACATGCAGCTGAAGTTGATCATTCCGCTATTTTTTTAAATAAACATGGCAAAAGAATTACAACACGTTCTGTAGACCGCAATTTTGACAAGTTTTTAAAAATGAGTGGCCTTGCTGGAAAAGTTACACCCCATACCATAAGACACACAATAGCTACCCATTGGCTTGAAAATGGAATGGATTTAAAAACAATTCAAGTGTTATTGGGTCATCAATCGTTAACCACTACCACCATTTACACTCAAGTTTCAACCCGCTTAAAGAAAAAAGTGTATGATGAAACACATCCTAGAGCTAAGTAA
- the rnz gene encoding Ribonuclease Z → MTVRDLIILGCSSQQPTRLRNHGAYLFRWNEEGFLFDPGEGTQRQFIFAGVAPPVVNRIFISHFHGDHCLGLPSMLMRLNLDKVTHPIHCYYPASGKKYFDRLRFGTIYHENIHVVEHPVHEEGIVHIDDKFTIEAAYLNHSIENIGWRITESSTRKFDKDKLKEFKIQGPKVKELEQNGTLEIDGNMIKLDDVSKIRPGDVISVVIDTRYCENAIKLAKNARMLLCESTYLEEEKELAYKHFHLTAKQAAQIAKEANAEQLVLTHFSARYLNLKPFELEAKEIFPNTFVADDLLSFPFPKNK, encoded by the coding sequence ATGACAGTTCGCGATCTTATTATATTAGGTTGTTCTAGCCAACAACCAACTCGTCTTCGCAATCACGGTGCATATTTATTTAGATGGAACGAAGAAGGTTTCCTTTTTGATCCAGGTGAAGGGACGCAAAGACAATTCATCTTTGCAGGTGTCGCTCCCCCTGTCGTCAATCGTATTTTTATTTCTCATTTTCATGGAGACCATTGCCTTGGTTTGCCATCCATGTTAATGCGTTTAAATCTCGATAAAGTAACTCATCCCATTCACTGCTATTACCCAGCAAGCGGCAAAAAATATTTTGATAGACTTCGCTTTGGTACCATTTACCATGAAAATATTCACGTTGTAGAGCATCCAGTTCACGAAGAAGGTATTGTCCATATTGATGATAAATTTACTATAGAAGCAGCCTATCTAAATCATAGCATTGAAAACATTGGCTGGAGAATTACAGAAAGTTCCACACGTAAATTTGATAAAGATAAACTGAAAGAATTTAAAATCCAGGGTCCTAAAGTGAAAGAATTAGAACAAAATGGCACTTTAGAAATAGATGGAAATATGATTAAACTCGATGATGTAAGCAAAATTCGACCAGGTGATGTTATTTCTGTGGTTATTGATACAAGGTATTGTGAAAATGCTATAAAGCTTGCAAAAAACGCCCGTATGTTACTCTGTGAAAGCACTTATTTAGAAGAAGAAAAAGAGCTTGCTTATAAACATTTTCACCTTACAGCTAAACAAGCCGCACAAATTGCCAAGGAAGCCAATGCTGAACAATTAGTTCTAACCCATTTTTCTGCTAGATATTTAAATCTAAAACCCTTTGAATTAGAAGCAAAGGAAATATTTCCAAATACATTTGTAGCCGATGATTTACTTAGCTTTCCTTTTCCTAAAAACAAATAA
- the glpG gene encoding Rhomboid protease GlpG: MRLICTLANQQQAMILSNYLKSKGIENRVDAVKDTDWGSANYGDFSCNVWVIDEDQMNDALQIAQEFQANPQNPLFIHANDNVKIKTKEDILRNIKVPPQKSIEKPMGKVTLYFIILCSLVLGYSYFTSPPYLKEYPKNIPLLPLVSPDIQKNLMFDYPKAYQLVDQFVQNHGEAPLEAPQNMSADAKAEYEQILQTTYWKGLYLKALEYFKGNPVSFSEPMFEKIKEGEIWRLFTPAILHYDVFHLLFNMLLLAFIGKQIEDKIGSFKTLLFILVTGIFTNLVEYLMAGPNFLGFSGVLCAMVTFVWMRQRIATWEGYQFQKSSFDFIMIFILGIFALQLTSFVLEITHNISIAPAIANAAHLSGALIGLILGRLPYFSQRSFS, from the coding sequence ATGCGTTTAATTTGCACACTTGCCAATCAACAACAAGCGATGATACTTTCCAATTACTTAAAAAGTAAAGGAATTGAAAATAGAGTTGATGCTGTAAAAGATACAGATTGGGGTAGTGCGAATTACGGAGATTTTTCATGCAATGTGTGGGTCATCGATGAAGACCAAATGAATGATGCCTTACAAATCGCTCAAGAATTTCAAGCCAATCCTCAAAATCCCCTTTTTATTCATGCAAATGACAATGTTAAAATAAAAACAAAGGAAGACATTTTAAGAAATATAAAGGTTCCTCCCCAAAAAAGTATCGAAAAACCAATGGGTAAGGTGACTTTGTATTTTATTATTCTTTGTTCTTTAGTGTTAGGGTACTCTTACTTTACCTCACCCCCTTACCTTAAAGAATATCCCAAAAACATTCCATTATTGCCATTAGTGTCTCCTGATATTCAAAAAAATTTAATGTTTGATTATCCAAAAGCTTACCAACTCGTCGATCAATTTGTTCAAAATCATGGGGAAGCTCCTTTAGAAGCTCCTCAAAATATGTCAGCTGATGCAAAAGCTGAATATGAACAAATTCTGCAAACTACTTATTGGAAAGGACTTTACCTAAAGGCTCTTGAATATTTTAAAGGAAATCCTGTCAGTTTTTCAGAACCGATGTTTGAAAAAATTAAAGAGGGGGAAATTTGGCGATTATTTACCCCTGCCATTCTTCATTATGATGTGTTTCATTTATTATTTAATATGTTGTTATTGGCTTTCATTGGTAAGCAAATAGAAGATAAAATTGGCTCTTTTAAAACACTTCTCTTCATTTTGGTAACAGGTATTTTTACAAATCTTGTAGAATATTTAATGGCCGGCCCAAATTTCTTAGGATTTTCAGGCGTTCTTTGTGCTATGGTGACGTTTGTTTGGATGAGGCAAAGAATAGCTACTTGGGAAGGATATCAGTTTCAAAAAAGTTCATTCGACTTTATTATGATTTTTATATTAGGCATTTTTGCCTTACAACTTACATCTTTTGTTTTAGAAATTACGCATAATATTAGCATAGCGCCAGCTATTGCCAATGCAGCTCATCTATCGGGTGCATTAATTGGTTTAATTCTTGGTCGTCTCCCCTATTTTTCACAACGCTCATTTTCATAA
- the hldE_2 gene encoding Bifunctional protein HldE — MPWTTAYQAKLVKPEQLPEKVEEIKQSGKTIATLNGSFDLMHAGHLHIIYEASKTADVLMVALNSDRSIQQYKSHSRPIIPLEYRLQMMAALEFVSYVTWFDETNPIELLEIIRPNVHVNGSEYGNNCIESEVVKKHGGKLYIVEKIDGLSTSKVLQKIHHLGIE; from the coding sequence ATGCCATGGACGACTGCTTATCAAGCAAAGCTTGTAAAACCGGAACAACTACCAGAAAAAGTAGAAGAAATCAAACAAAGTGGCAAAACAATTGCCACTTTAAATGGCTCTTTTGACTTAATGCATGCAGGACATTTGCACATCATTTACGAAGCATCTAAAACTGCTGATGTTTTAATGGTTGCTTTAAATAGTGATCGCTCCATACAACAATATAAAAGCCATTCTAGACCAATTATTCCTTTAGAATATCGTTTACAAATGATGGCAGCATTAGAATTTGTTTCTTATGTAACCTGGTTTGATGAGACAAATCCCATTGAGCTATTGGAAATAATAAGACCCAATGTTCATGTTAATGGATCAGAATATGGCAATAATTGCATTGAATCTGAAGTTGTAAAAAAACATGGCGGTAAGCTTTATATTGTAGAAAAAATAGATGGTCTGTCAACTTCTAAAGTATTACAAAAAATACATCATTTAGGGATTGAATAA